AATCTTCATCATTGGAACGAAGCTCGTGCAACTTATCCATATCGGAAGCTGTTTGCTGTTGATAATAGTCAATCTGGGTTTCCAGTTCTCTGATCTGTGTATCGTAGCGAATCCTTTTAATCAAACTACTGTCACTCAGAAAAAACAACATCACTATCAACACTACAACAATCGCAACCTGATAGGCTGTAAGTCCGAAAAAACGTTTCAAGCCAAGCATATTTGCGATTCGGTTCATTGCTTTCGTTGTCACAAAATAGTTTTATATATACTGACAAAAGTAAAACTATTTTTCTATTTATACGAACCATTTCATGGAAATAAATGAAAATATCGTTGTCAGCAGCTATTAGATTGAACAAAAAAAAGTACCTTTACGCTGTATAGTTTTGTTTTAATAATTGTTCACGCTAAATTGTAATGAGAAAACTTTTTTTAACCACAACCCTGCTGGTCGGTTATGTGATTGCCTCATTGGCCTGTACCAATTTGCTGGTCGGCAAAAAAGCATCAACCGACGGCTCCACCCTTATTTCTTATGCTGCTGATTCCTACGGTCTTTATGGAGAATTATACCACTGGCCTGCACGACAATACCGACCCGGAGAGATGTTAAAGGTCTATGAGTGGGATACCGGCAAATACCTGGGTGAGATACCCCAGGCACTCCGAACATACAATGTGGTGGGCAACATGAACGAGCATCAGCTTGCCATCGGCGAGACCACCTTCGGCGGCCGCAGTGAACTGGTTGACAGCACCGGAATCATGGACTACGGAAGTCTCATTTACATCACCCTCCAGAGGGCCAGAAACGCCCGTGAAGCCATCAGTGTGATGACAGAACTGGTCAGGGAGCATGGCTACTACAGTTCCGGTGAGTCGTTCTCCATTGCCGACCCCAATGAGGTATGGATGATGGAGATGATTGGAAAGGGAGCTGGTAATAAGGGAGCTGTATGGGTTGCCGTACGCATTCCCGACGACTGCGTATCAGCACACGCCAACCAGGCTCGCATCCAACAGTTCCCGCTTAACGATCCTGAAAACTGCATCTACTCACCCGATGTGATCTCTTTTGCCCGTGAAAAAGGCTACTTCACAGGTGATGATGTCGACTTCAGCTTCGCACAGGCCTACGCACCCATCGATTTTGGGGCACTCCGCTTCTGTGAAGCCCGTGTGTGGTCATTCTTTAACAAGGTCAACAGTGAGATGGCACAGTATGTTACCTACGCACAGGGCAAGAGCACCGATCCCATGCCGCTATACATCAAACCAGACAGGAAACTCAGCGCACAGGATATACAGGAGATGATGCGTGACCATTACGAAGGTACCGAACTGGACTGGCGATTCGACGTGGGTGCCGGTCCCTTCAACTCACCCTATCGCTGGTCCCCCCTCACCTTCGAGGTCGATTCCGTGGAATACTGCAACGAAAGGCCTATCGCTACCCAGCAGACCGGCTTCTCCTTTGTGGCACAGATGCGTTCGTGGATGCCCGACGCGATAGGTGGCATCCTCTGGTTCGGCATCGATGATGCAGCACAAACGGTCTACTATCCCATTTACAGCGGTCATACCGA
This genomic window from Dysgonomonadaceae bacterium zrk40 contains:
- a CDS encoding septum formation initiator family protein, which gives rise to MLGLKRFFGLTAYQVAIVVVLIVMLFFLSDSSLIKRIRYDTQIRELETQIDYYQQQTASDMDKLHELRSNDEDLEKFARENYLMKKENEDVFIID
- a CDS encoding C69 family dipeptidase, with translation MRKLFLTTTLLVGYVIASLACTNLLVGKKASTDGSTLISYAADSYGLYGELYHWPARQYRPGEMLKVYEWDTGKYLGEIPQALRTYNVVGNMNEHQLAIGETTFGGRSELVDSTGIMDYGSLIYITLQRARNAREAISVMTELVREHGYYSSGESFSIADPNEVWMMEMIGKGAGNKGAVWVAVRIPDDCVSAHANQARIQQFPLNDPENCIYSPDVISFAREKGYFTGDDVDFSFAQAYAPIDFGALRFCEARVWSFFNKVNSEMAQYVTYAQGKSTDPMPLYIKPDRKLSAQDIQEMMRDHYEGTELDWRFDVGAGPFNSPYRWSPLTFEVDSVEYCNERPIATQQTGFSFVAQMRSWMPDAIGGILWFGIDDAAQTVYYPIYSGHTEVPHEMAPGNGDLLNFSWTSAFWIHNWVSNMVYNRYSDMSVDMKKVQSTLETQFRNSQPDVEKQALALYEKSQPEAIHYLTQYSNNLVKEGVAEWKKLGEYLMVKYIDGVVKKEENGQFKRNEHGLPAFPTRPGYSNEYYRKIVDQTGDKYKVQPIEN